One segment of Anatilimnocola aggregata DNA contains the following:
- a CDS encoding HEAT repeat domain-containing protein: MNGRNRAAVAQLQSWSQIACCSLALTIASQLGSWAGALLAQDPALEAQWIWTSAHPKDAVPAKAECHFRKTFALKEPTAAHLAIAADDEYELYINGRRIGIGESTKKLDEYDVTKSLVRGPNVIAVKVTNQTAGSAALVVRLTVQEKETGWKSFSSDTSWKTTLRPFPLWNTVLYSDRGWDGAVAFGPLGSTAPWDRREEVPVAETHRNERFDISPEFEVQQLLKGDEVGSLIACTFNEFGNLLCSKEGGPLLMVFDSDNDRQLDKSRVYCDKVKSCQGILALNGEVFVTADGPDGPALYRLADKDRNGTLEDVRTVLKLPTENSEHGGHGVVLGPDGLIYVMLGNHVKMEVAPDVGSPHRDYYEGDIVGPKYEDPTGHAAGVTAPGGVVVRTDPTGSGVQIVAGGLRNPYDLCFNREGEMFIHDADMESDEGLPWYRPTRLAHILPGGEYGWRSGWSKWPEYFVDSLPATLDTGKGSPTGIVAYNHFMFPLRYHGAIFTADWSKGTITAVKMQRNGATYKATPEVFLSGNPLNVTDLDVGPDGWLYFVTGGRGTAGGVYRVMWKGTVPEQISNVGTGLTAVIRQPQITSAFARQNIAALKKQMGDTWNPSLIGVAQSAANPVNYRLQALDLMQLYGPEPTPELLLQLSQEKNEIVRAKAAQLMGLHPSEDGHVRLIEMLDDSDRFVRRSACEALSRADQAPPVDKLLKMLASDDRFEAWSARRLLERMPVVAWKKRVLDGEGHRLLIQGGLALMIAHPSKEHGLEVLQKVQKHMQQFVSDGDFIDLLRLTQVALHQGEVPPEEVPALRTLLAEEFPSGEPTMNRELIRLLTAMQETSITPRYLEYLKSGVTDADKLHMAMHLRFVEAGWTAEQRLELLTFYEAANNKKGGGSYARYIIAATRDFAKTMSEQESRLVLAQGTDMPNAALGALYTLPEQIDDTTLQSLVDLDGRLADRQGDSFQRLKVGIVAVLSRSGDEASLAYLRKIWERDPDRRQAIAVGLSQKPDGDNWPYLVRSLPSLEPAAAREVLGKLATVPQAPEEPDPYRNVILLGLKMKEKGSEPAIELLQFWTGEELSADADTATKLASWQKWFTQTYPEMPDAVIPAAPDAKYTFDALLSYLNGEEAEKATATRGAEVFVKAQCAKCHRFGDRGESMGPDLTTVANRFTKRELLESIYYPSMVISSQYQAKTVQTTDGRTLTGLVAPGGGGETVILTQTGERISVPAGEIEETKPSKVSAMPAGLLETLTPEEIADLMAYMQRTGKSGIARRPLEKLNR, translated from the coding sequence ATGAACGGACGGAACCGTGCAGCCGTGGCTCAACTGCAAAGCTGGTCACAGATCGCTTGTTGTAGTTTGGCGTTAACCATCGCGAGCCAATTGGGCTCGTGGGCAGGAGCGCTATTGGCTCAAGATCCCGCCCTCGAGGCGCAGTGGATCTGGACCTCGGCCCATCCCAAGGACGCCGTGCCGGCAAAGGCCGAGTGCCACTTTCGCAAGACCTTCGCGTTGAAAGAGCCCACTGCAGCGCATTTGGCTATCGCGGCCGATGACGAATACGAGCTGTACATCAATGGGCGGCGCATCGGCATCGGCGAATCGACCAAAAAGCTCGATGAATACGATGTGACGAAATCGCTCGTGCGTGGTCCAAATGTGATCGCCGTCAAAGTTACTAATCAAACGGCCGGTTCGGCAGCGCTCGTGGTGCGGCTGACAGTCCAGGAAAAAGAAACCGGTTGGAAGTCGTTTTCGAGCGACACCAGTTGGAAGACGACCCTTCGTCCCTTCCCGCTCTGGAACACCGTTCTTTACTCCGATCGTGGCTGGGATGGCGCAGTCGCCTTCGGTCCACTGGGCAGCACCGCCCCCTGGGATCGTCGCGAGGAAGTTCCCGTCGCCGAGACGCACCGTAACGAACGGTTCGATATTTCCCCCGAATTCGAAGTCCAGCAATTGCTGAAGGGGGACGAAGTGGGCTCGCTGATTGCCTGCACGTTTAACGAGTTCGGCAACTTGCTCTGCTCGAAAGAGGGTGGCCCACTGCTGATGGTCTTCGATAGCGACAACGATCGTCAGCTCGATAAGTCGCGGGTCTATTGCGACAAGGTAAAAAGTTGCCAAGGGATTCTCGCCCTCAATGGCGAAGTCTTCGTGACTGCCGACGGTCCTGATGGACCAGCTCTCTATCGCCTGGCCGATAAAGATCGCAACGGGACCTTGGAAGACGTGCGCACTGTCTTGAAACTTCCCACCGAGAACTCCGAACATGGCGGTCACGGCGTGGTGCTCGGGCCCGATGGCTTGATCTACGTCATGCTCGGCAACCACGTGAAGATGGAAGTCGCGCCGGATGTCGGCAGCCCGCATCGCGATTACTACGAAGGGGACATCGTCGGCCCGAAGTATGAAGATCCCACTGGTCACGCAGCGGGCGTAACTGCTCCGGGTGGCGTTGTCGTTCGAACCGATCCCACAGGCAGCGGCGTGCAGATTGTGGCCGGTGGTTTGCGCAATCCTTACGACCTGTGCTTCAATCGCGAAGGGGAAATGTTCATTCACGATGCCGACATGGAGTCGGACGAAGGCTTGCCCTGGTATCGCCCCACGCGACTCGCTCACATTCTGCCAGGTGGCGAATATGGCTGGCGCAGTGGCTGGTCGAAGTGGCCCGAGTATTTTGTCGACTCGCTGCCGGCCACGCTCGATACAGGCAAGGGTTCGCCGACTGGCATCGTCGCTTACAACCACTTCATGTTCCCGCTTCGCTATCACGGCGCGATCTTCACGGCCGACTGGTCGAAGGGGACGATCACCGCGGTGAAAATGCAACGGAACGGAGCAACTTACAAAGCGACTCCGGAAGTGTTTTTGAGTGGCAATCCGCTGAACGTGACGGACCTCGACGTTGGCCCCGATGGCTGGCTTTATTTCGTGACCGGTGGTCGCGGTACAGCAGGCGGCGTTTATCGCGTGATGTGGAAGGGAACTGTTCCCGAGCAAATCTCGAACGTTGGTACCGGCCTCACCGCCGTCATTCGCCAGCCTCAAATCACCAGCGCGTTTGCCCGGCAGAACATCGCTGCGCTCAAAAAGCAAATGGGCGATACTTGGAACCCGAGCCTGATCGGCGTCGCTCAGTCAGCTGCCAACCCGGTGAATTACCGGCTGCAGGCGCTGGACCTGATGCAACTGTATGGACCAGAGCCGACTCCGGAACTCTTGTTGCAACTCTCGCAAGAGAAGAACGAAATTGTGCGTGCCAAAGCGGCCCAGTTGATGGGCCTGCACCCGAGCGAAGACGGTCACGTCCGTCTGATTGAAATGCTCGACGATTCCGATCGCTTTGTGCGCCGCAGTGCGTGCGAAGCGCTGTCGCGGGCCGATCAAGCTCCGCCGGTCGATAAGTTGCTAAAGATGCTGGCCTCGGACGACAGGTTTGAAGCCTGGTCGGCTCGACGCCTGCTCGAACGAATGCCGGTCGTCGCCTGGAAGAAGCGGGTTCTCGATGGCGAAGGTCATCGCCTGCTGATTCAGGGTGGTCTGGCGCTGATGATTGCTCACCCGAGCAAGGAGCATGGTCTGGAAGTGCTGCAGAAAGTGCAAAAGCATATGCAGCAGTTCGTCAGCGATGGCGACTTCATCGACCTGTTGCGGCTCACCCAAGTTGCCCTGCATCAGGGAGAAGTGCCACCAGAAGAAGTCCCGGCGCTGCGAACCTTGCTGGCCGAAGAATTCCCTTCCGGCGAGCCGACGATGAATCGCGAACTGATTCGCCTCCTCACGGCGATGCAAGAAACGAGCATCACACCCCGCTATCTCGAATATTTGAAATCCGGAGTGACCGACGCAGACAAGCTGCACATGGCCATGCACCTGCGGTTTGTCGAGGCCGGCTGGACTGCCGAACAGCGGTTGGAACTCCTCACCTTTTATGAAGCGGCCAACAATAAAAAGGGTGGCGGCAGCTATGCCCGCTACATCATTGCCGCGACGCGCGACTTTGCCAAAACCATGAGCGAACAAGAATCGCGACTGGTGCTGGCTCAAGGAACCGACATGCCCAACGCGGCTCTCGGTGCGCTCTACACCTTGCCCGAACAAATCGACGACACCACGCTGCAATCGTTGGTCGATCTCGATGGTCGCCTAGCCGATCGTCAAGGCGATTCGTTCCAGCGGCTGAAGGTCGGCATTGTCGCCGTCCTCTCACGCAGTGGCGACGAGGCTTCGCTGGCTTACCTCCGCAAAATCTGGGAGCGCGATCCCGATCGCCGCCAGGCGATTGCCGTTGGGTTGTCGCAAAAGCCCGACGGGGACAATTGGCCCTATCTGGTTCGCAGCTTGCCTTCGCTCGAACCGGCTGCTGCCCGCGAAGTACTCGGTAAGTTGGCTACGGTGCCGCAGGCACCGGAAGAACCCGATCCCTATCGCAACGTGATTCTCCTCGGCCTGAAAATGAAAGAGAAGGGTTCGGAACCCGCCATCGAACTGCTGCAATTCTGGACCGGCGAAGAACTAAGCGCCGATGCCGATACTGCGACCAAGCTCGCCTCCTGGCAAAAGTGGTTCACGCAAACCTATCCCGAAATGCCCGACGCGGTAATCCCCGCCGCGCCCGATGCCAAGTACACCTTCGACGCACTCCTGTCGTACTTGAACGGCGAAGAAGCGGAGAAGGCGACCGCCACCCGCGGTGCCGAAGTCTTCGTGAAAGCCCAATGCGCCAAGTGTCATCGCTTCGGCGACCGAGGCGAATCGATGGGTCCGGACCTGACGACAGTTGCCAATCGCTTCACTAAGCGCGAGCTGCTCGAGTCGATCTACTATCCGTCGATGGTCATCTCGTCGCAGTATCAAGCCAAGACGGTGCAGACGACCGATGGTCGCACCCTCACGGGGCTCGTTGCGCCGGGTGGTGGCGGCGAAACGGTGATCCTCACTCAGACTGGCGAACGGATCTCGGTCCCCGCGGGCGAAATCGAAGAGACGAAGCCGAGCAAGGTTAGCGCCATGCCCGCCGGTCTGCTCGAAACTCTGACGCCGGAAGAGATTGCCGACCTGATGGCCTACATGCAGCGGACCGGTAAATCGGGCATCGCCCGCCGCCCGCTCGAAAAACTGAATCGCTAA